Proteins found in one Exiguobacterium sp. 9-2 genomic segment:
- a CDS encoding LLM class flavin-dependent oxidoreductase, protein MKLSILDQSPVSKGQSPSDALHETVELAKIADELGYHRLWVSEHHFAKTLAGSSPEVLIAYMAAVTKQIRLGSGGVMLPHYSAYKVAENFRVLEGLAPNRIDLGLGRAPGGMPLATRALQEGSSPRFGGADYGEQLDDLVDYLKDGAPAGHRFAGLVATPEVDTTPEGWLLGSSGGSALNAAQRGFGFAFAHFINGQGGQEVMDYYRHNFMATSFNETPQTLVSIFVTCAETTEEAERLASSLDLSLLLLEKGVSSTGTPTPEEAAAYPYTFQDQFRIAENRKRMIVGNPESVAKQLQELADSYGTDEVMIASMIADKQAKQQSLKLIMDAIKATV, encoded by the coding sequence ATGAAACTTAGTATTTTAGACCAATCCCCGGTCTCTAAAGGACAATCCCCATCTGATGCCTTACACGAAACGGTCGAGCTCGCGAAAATCGCGGACGAACTCGGTTATCATCGCCTGTGGGTATCCGAGCACCACTTTGCAAAAACCCTAGCCGGTTCGAGTCCGGAAGTCTTGATCGCGTATATGGCAGCCGTGACAAAACAGATTCGCCTTGGTTCAGGCGGCGTCATGTTGCCACATTACAGTGCCTACAAAGTTGCGGAGAACTTCCGTGTCCTCGAAGGACTTGCTCCGAACCGGATTGATCTCGGTCTCGGTCGGGCACCAGGTGGTATGCCCCTTGCGACGCGTGCGTTACAAGAAGGTTCGTCGCCACGGTTTGGTGGAGCTGATTATGGTGAGCAACTTGATGATCTCGTCGACTACCTGAAAGACGGGGCACCTGCCGGACACCGGTTCGCGGGACTCGTCGCAACACCAGAAGTCGATACGACACCAGAAGGCTGGTTGCTCGGATCAAGTGGTGGTAGTGCCTTGAACGCCGCACAACGCGGATTCGGATTTGCCTTTGCTCACTTCATCAATGGACAGGGTGGTCAGGAAGTAATGGATTACTATCGTCATAATTTCATGGCGACGTCGTTTAATGAGACACCACAAACACTCGTTTCGATCTTCGTGACATGTGCCGAAACGACGGAAGAAGCAGAACGTTTGGCGTCAAGCCTTGATTTATCTCTGCTCTTACTCGAAAAAGGGGTCTCGTCAACAGGAACGCCGACACCGGAAGAAGCAGCAGCGTATCCGTATACGTTCCAAGATCAGTTCCGGATTGCTGAAAATCGGAAACGGATGATCGTCGGTAACCCGGAATCCGTTGCGAAACAATTACAAGAGCTTGCCGATTCATATGGAACGGACGAAGTGATGATTGCTTCGATGATCGCAGACAAACAAGCAAAACAACAATCATTAAAATTAATCATGGACGCTATCAAAGCGACAGTCTGA
- a CDS encoding helix-turn-helix domain-containing protein — MLGERIKQIRKQKKMTQTDVATGIITKSMLSMVENGKATPSVPALQAIARRLQVTVEELMLDPRDVQMRELIETIRSRDTPYHSDEKVQEILRPYLVPETNSYWQGQVFQEYGDAFRTTDPELGLTYFEKAERVFQQLGRQDEQLLVQISKVYFLFNLKRTKEAYELIEAMDVPREIPLAPKTYLNFQILRALRASLFDDHYTEAIALLREGVQYMREQDVYYHVISFQRFLGLFLYLEGEIEQSQQEFDRLEQFFAFSETTAVGRIEVDLTKGLIAIFENDTDGMQMAWEKLVTVAIDDAKHYIGQLEVHLLVNGIELPNQTLQQSVDKIWEMQDAWLAASGFDQAMMLQTLILAMQQGVGHERLDDVLRLKDDLQSERLKGDLEREIQALVNVQ, encoded by the coding sequence GTGTTAGGGGAACGTATCAAACAGATCCGAAAACAGAAAAAAATGACGCAAACGGACGTTGCGACCGGTATTATTACGAAGTCAATGCTCAGCATGGTCGAGAATGGGAAGGCGACACCGTCTGTTCCCGCATTACAGGCGATTGCTAGACGATTACAGGTGACGGTCGAAGAATTAATGCTCGATCCACGCGATGTTCAAATGCGGGAACTTATCGAAACAATCCGTTCGCGGGATACCCCGTATCATTCGGACGAAAAAGTTCAGGAAATTCTGCGCCCATATTTAGTTCCAGAGACAAACTCTTACTGGCAAGGACAGGTCTTTCAGGAATATGGTGATGCCTTCCGAACGACGGATCCAGAGCTCGGTTTAACATATTTCGAGAAGGCGGAGCGAGTTTTTCAACAGCTCGGTCGTCAAGATGAGCAGCTGCTCGTTCAGATCTCGAAAGTCTATTTTTTATTCAATCTCAAACGGACAAAGGAAGCGTATGAGCTGATCGAAGCAATGGATGTACCACGCGAGATTCCACTGGCGCCAAAAACCTATTTAAATTTCCAAATCTTACGTGCACTTCGAGCAAGTTTGTTCGATGATCACTATACAGAAGCGATCGCCTTATTGCGTGAAGGGGTTCAGTATATGCGGGAGCAAGATGTCTATTATCATGTCATTTCGTTTCAACGTTTCCTCGGATTGTTTTTATATCTAGAAGGTGAAATCGAACAATCACAGCAAGAGTTTGATCGACTGGAGCAATTTTTTGCATTTAGTGAAACGACTGCCGTCGGACGAATCGAAGTCGATTTGACGAAAGGACTCATTGCGATTTTTGAAAACGATACGGACGGCATGCAGATGGCGTGGGAAAAACTCGTCACTGTGGCGATCGATGACGCGAAGCATTACATCGGACAACTCGAAGTCCATCTCCTTGTGAACGGCATCGAATTACCGAATCAGACGCTTCAGCAGAGCGTCGATAAGATATGGGAGATGCAAGATGCCTGGCTAGCGGCGAGTGGATTTGACCAAGCGATGATGCTACAGACGCTCATACTAGCGATGCAACAAGGTGTCGGTCATGAACGGCTGGATGATGTCTTGCGATTGAAGGATGATCTTCAAAGTGAACGCCTCAAAGGCGATCTTGAGCGAGAGATACAAGCATTGGTTAATGTTCAATGA
- a CDS encoding MFS transporter: MSFNLKRVLFGKFCSLFAASLFTFVAGLTVLRETSSGFQFALVLLAGSVPRILLSPIAGVLADRWNRKRIIVTTESLSALVLFGLLLYSLQAPLHTIHYIVASVFLTSLSTFLSVTLSSSLPRLVQEEELQRGNALFSTIQSTSTITAPLVAGLLIATVSITQFLILPFLLFASAAWWNSRLRFLAVDTSPLVTTDTPSFISEFKEGYRYLFRQPVLTTLVLMAIVLNFFFVAFEILLPIVLLDRLQFTPFRFGLVESALGAGLLVASLLLALPRFTVKRPLRTIFESLFLIASCYALPALALLGYVPSALLLPFFMILLFIDGMLVLRMNIPLQLIVQKQTDPAYLGRVIGVLESVAMAMMPIGTLLFGLLSDHVSIIVLLAVGTVGLFGAALFGFFRLRKDIVSERIPVVDAKNTSSLTS, translated from the coding sequence ATGTCATTTAATTTAAAACGTGTCTTATTCGGAAAGTTTTGTTCGTTATTTGCGGCTAGTCTCTTTACGTTCGTCGCCGGACTGACCGTCTTACGGGAAACATCGTCTGGTTTTCAGTTTGCGCTCGTCCTGCTTGCAGGATCGGTGCCACGGATTTTGCTCTCACCGATTGCTGGTGTCCTTGCTGATCGCTGGAATCGGAAACGCATCATCGTCACGACCGAGAGTCTAAGTGCACTCGTCTTATTTGGACTCTTGCTCTATTCGCTACAAGCTCCGTTACATACTATTCATTACATCGTCGCGAGTGTCTTCTTAACGAGCCTGTCGACGTTCCTGTCCGTTACCTTATCAAGCTCGTTACCGCGACTCGTACAAGAAGAGGAGTTACAACGCGGGAACGCCCTCTTCTCGACGATTCAATCGACCTCAACGATCACTGCTCCACTCGTTGCGGGACTGCTTATCGCCACTGTCTCCATCACGCAATTCTTGATCTTACCGTTTCTCTTGTTTGCTTCTGCTGCCTGGTGGAATAGCCGCCTCCGCTTTCTTGCAGTGGATACCTCTCCTCTGGTTACTACCGATACTCCGTCTTTCATCTCGGAGTTTAAAGAAGGCTACCGCTATCTGTTCCGTCAACCAGTATTGACGACACTCGTCCTGATGGCGATCGTCCTGAACTTCTTTTTTGTTGCTTTCGAAATCTTGTTACCAATCGTTTTGCTCGATCGACTGCAATTCACGCCATTTCGGTTTGGATTGGTCGAGTCCGCACTGGGTGCCGGTCTTCTTGTCGCTTCGTTGCTTCTTGCCTTACCTCGCTTTACCGTGAAACGTCCGTTACGGACGATATTCGAGTCGCTCTTTTTGATCGCCTCTTGTTATGCGCTTCCTGCACTTGCTTTACTCGGCTACGTTCCCTCTGCTCTACTACTACCTTTTTTCATGATTCTATTGTTCATCGACGGCATGCTCGTCTTACGGATGAACATTCCGCTACAACTCATCGTGCAAAAACAGACTGATCCAGCTTACCTCGGGCGTGTCATCGGTGTCCTTGAATCGGTCGCCATGGCGATGATGCCGATTGGTACCCTATTATTTGGTTTACTGAGTGATCATGTGTCTATCATCGTGCTACTTGCAGTCGGTACAGTCGGCTTGTTCGGTGCAGCGTTATTCGGATTCTTCCGATTGCGTAAAGACATCGTATCCGAACGCATTCCAGTAGTAGACGCAAAAAACACGTCCTCCCTCACTTCGTGA
- a CDS encoding DUF4003 family protein has translation MYGQFCENYDESYPVLREESSHDFHRFFALSYTIHDTVFEQNVYERLMRTIKHKTSRFSALRSRYTPLLVAHVQLNSMDPDVLIEEIIVAEKKIKHRLIRDKGVRPFFALNEVLNRRQGIDAFPYMERLHATRPHLNAAKQYVVTSTLLEQHPLPDTFLERVDTFEEWLAQYMERTSERVITAQILAAHPDASAQQERIVAWRELLERREIIIWDRLMPLLALLPSMERVDWIYVTRIVDRERARNRFSDEVNWLIAFHLLLAKSGVTRVQATLLLLAALELTKKP, from the coding sequence ATGTACGGTCAATTCTGTGAGAATTATGATGAGAGCTATCCCGTCTTGCGGGAGGAATCGTCACATGATTTCCATCGTTTTTTTGCGCTGTCCTACACGATTCACGATACTGTCTTTGAGCAGAATGTCTACGAACGTCTGATGCGAACGATCAAACACAAGACATCTCGCTTTTCAGCGTTACGGAGCCGCTATACACCATTGCTCGTTGCCCATGTTCAACTGAATAGCATGGATCCTGATGTCCTCATCGAAGAAATCATCGTCGCTGAAAAGAAGATTAAACATCGATTGATTCGTGATAAAGGAGTCCGACCATTTTTTGCACTCAATGAAGTACTGAACCGTCGACAAGGGATTGATGCGTTTCCCTACATGGAACGCTTGCATGCGACACGACCACATCTGAATGCCGCGAAGCAGTATGTCGTGACATCGACTTTGCTTGAACAGCACCCACTACCAGATACGTTTTTAGAACGCGTTGATACGTTTGAAGAGTGGCTTGCGCAATATATGGAACGGACGAGTGAACGTGTCATTACGGCGCAGATCTTAGCAGCGCATCCGGATGCGTCAGCGCAACAAGAACGAATCGTTGCTTGGCGGGAACTACTTGAACGGCGAGAAATCATTATTTGGGATCGTTTAATGCCGCTTCTTGCGTTATTACCATCGATGGAACGTGTTGATTGGATTTACGTGACCCGGATCGTCGATCGGGAGCGAGCACGGAATCGTTTTTCAGACGAAGTCAACTGGTTGATTGCCTTTCATCTGTTACTGGCTAAATCAGGAGTGACACGGGTGCAAGCTACGTTATTGTTACTGGCTGCACTAGAACTAACGAAAAAACCGTGA
- a CDS encoding lysine N(6)-hydroxylase/L-ornithine N(5)-oxygenase family protein, with protein sequence MYDLIGIGIGPMNLGLSALAHPTDLKTLFFDESEQFSWHPGMMIQDSMMQTSFISDLVTLADPTSAFSYLNYLRSIQRLHTFYFYEKLLISRQGYNDYLRWVATQLNDLRFSTRVVDVQDTGDSFEVLVEDVTTGKRETFEARNVVIGTGSKPAIPDTFDERVIHNTQYVMNKAELLQRKKISIVGSGQSAAEIFLDLLTTPAPERPELEWIARSTLFETLETGKLGEEIFSPSYVTYFNQLPLEVRQESVKKFARSQNGISPETLQSIYAHLYDLTEEEQQQVAIRANLEVKKITYDERFTIAMQHQELEDERSSKTDAVIAATGFSPSLPSFIDRLDIVFEAPNAWKVDADYQIVRSVETAHHLYATANLELSHGPAADNLGMSVSRNQLILNAVAGTELYPVEQHATFTTFD encoded by the coding sequence ATGTATGACTTAATCGGCATCGGCATTGGTCCGATGAATTTAGGGTTGAGCGCACTGGCTCATCCGACAGATTTAAAAACGTTATTTTTTGACGAAAGCGAACAATTCTCATGGCATCCCGGCATGATGATTCAGGACTCGATGATGCAGACAAGCTTCATCTCCGATCTCGTCACACTTGCTGATCCGACGAGCGCATTTTCTTACCTTAATTACTTACGATCGATCCAACGTCTCCACACGTTTTACTTCTATGAAAAACTTCTGATTTCAAGACAAGGTTACAATGATTACTTACGCTGGGTGGCGACACAGCTTAACGATTTACGATTTTCAACCCGCGTCGTCGATGTGCAAGATACCGGTGATAGTTTCGAGGTCCTCGTCGAAGATGTCACAACTGGTAAACGGGAAACGTTCGAAGCACGGAACGTCGTCATCGGTACTGGCTCAAAGCCCGCGATTCCAGACACGTTTGACGAGCGTGTCATTCACAATACACAGTATGTCATGAACAAGGCAGAACTGTTGCAGCGCAAAAAAATCAGTATCGTCGGCTCCGGTCAAAGTGCTGCCGAGATCTTCCTTGATCTTTTGACGACACCTGCTCCAGAGCGTCCTGAACTCGAATGGATTGCGCGTTCGACACTGTTTGAGACACTCGAGACCGGTAAACTCGGAGAAGAAATTTTTTCACCGAGCTATGTGACGTATTTCAACCAACTCCCACTCGAAGTAAGACAAGAGTCGGTCAAGAAATTCGCCCGGTCTCAGAACGGCATCAGTCCAGAGACCCTGCAATCGATCTATGCCCACCTCTATGATTTGACGGAAGAAGAACAGCAACAAGTCGCGATTCGCGCGAATCTTGAAGTGAAAAAGATTACCTATGACGAACGGTTCACGATTGCGATGCAACATCAAGAGCTCGAAGATGAACGCTCGTCCAAAACAGATGCTGTCATCGCGGCAACCGGCTTTTCGCCATCCCTTCCAAGCTTCATTGATCGACTCGATATCGTGTTCGAAGCACCCAACGCTTGGAAAGTCGACGCGGACTATCAAATCGTGCGTTCCGTCGAGACGGCGCATCATCTTTACGCAACCGCTAATTTAGAGTTATCACATGGTCCAGCAGCTGATAATCTCGGCATGTCTGTTTCGCGGAATCAGTTGATCTTGAACGCTGTCGCCGGTACGGAACTTTATCCGGTCGAACAACATGCGACGTTTACGACGTTTGATTAA
- a CDS encoding ABC transporter ATP-binding protein gives MLHRFYQYYIPHKRLFWLDFTSALFVGILELAFPLAVKWFIDSLLPNGEMNWIILVSVGLLALYVISTLMQFVVNYFGHKLGINIETDMRRQLFSHVQKQSFRFFDNTKTGHIMSRITNDLFDIGELAHHGPEDAFIAVMTLLGAFSIMLTINVPLALVTIIAVPFLIWLISYANVRMNKSWDRMYGNIAEVNSRVEDSVSGVRVVQSFTNEAYEIERFEKDNATFRQSKINAYKVMSKSLSGIYLTTRLMTLAVLVVGAYLTYREALTAGELVGFILYMNILLKPIDKITALLEMYPKGMAGFKRFLSMIDEDASLPDAPDALVVDRLNGGITFKDVAFGYEADRLILEHINLTVEPGQTVAFVGTSGAGKTTICSLIPRFYDVLDGAITIDGIDIRQMTKESLRQQIGIVQQDVFLFSGTIAENIAYGDLNATHEDIVQAAERAHLGPMIADLPDGYATQIGERGLKLSGGQKQRLAIARMFLKNPPILILDEATSALDTETEALIQESLAELSENRTTLVIAHRLATIRNADKIFVVTKDGIVEEGSHDELMDQGGYFSRLLERQRV, from the coding sequence ATGTTACACCGTTTTTATCAGTATTATATCCCGCATAAACGTTTATTCTGGCTCGATTTTACGTCTGCCTTATTCGTAGGGATTTTAGAACTTGCGTTTCCACTCGCAGTTAAATGGTTCATCGACTCCTTGTTACCAAACGGAGAGATGAACTGGATCATCCTTGTCAGCGTCGGATTATTGGCGTTATACGTCATCAGTACGCTGATGCAATTCGTCGTCAACTATTTCGGACATAAGCTCGGGATTAATATCGAGACCGATATGCGTCGTCAGTTGTTTAGTCATGTCCAGAAACAGTCGTTTCGTTTCTTTGACAATACAAAGACGGGTCATATCATGAGCCGGATCACAAATGACTTGTTCGATATCGGGGAACTAGCCCATCATGGTCCGGAAGATGCGTTCATTGCCGTCATGACCTTGCTTGGTGCATTCTCGATCATGCTGACGATCAATGTGCCGCTTGCCCTCGTGACGATCATTGCTGTGCCGTTCCTGATCTGGTTGATCAGTTATGCGAACGTTCGGATGAATAAATCATGGGACCGGATGTACGGTAACATCGCGGAAGTCAATTCACGCGTCGAGGACAGTGTTTCCGGTGTCCGTGTCGTCCAGTCGTTCACGAACGAAGCTTACGAAATCGAGCGTTTTGAAAAAGACAACGCAACGTTCCGTCAGTCGAAGATCAATGCCTACAAGGTCATGAGTAAGAGCCTGTCCGGCATCTACTTGACGACTCGTTTGATGACACTTGCCGTCTTAGTCGTCGGTGCGTACCTGACATATCGCGAAGCCTTAACGGCAGGAGAACTCGTCGGCTTCATTCTCTACATGAATATCTTATTGAAGCCAATCGATAAGATCACGGCATTGCTTGAGATGTATCCGAAAGGGATGGCGGGCTTTAAGCGATTCCTTTCGATGATTGATGAAGATGCGTCCTTACCTGATGCGCCAGATGCGCTCGTCGTTGATCGCTTGAACGGTGGCATCACCTTCAAGGATGTCGCATTCGGATATGAAGCGGATCGTCTAATCTTAGAACACATCAATCTGACGGTCGAACCTGGTCAGACGGTCGCATTCGTCGGAACATCCGGGGCAGGGAAGACGACGATCTGTTCTTTGATTCCACGTTTTTATGATGTTCTAGATGGCGCAATCACAATTGACGGAATCGATATCCGGCAGATGACGAAGGAGTCTCTGCGTCAACAAATCGGTATCGTCCAGCAGGATGTCTTCTTGTTCTCAGGGACGATCGCTGAGAACATCGCCTACGGTGATCTGAATGCAACGCACGAAGACATCGTGCAAGCGGCGGAACGTGCCCACCTCGGACCGATGATCGCGGATCTTCCAGATGGGTATGCGACACAAATTGGCGAACGGGGACTCAAGTTATCGGGTGGACAAAAGCAACGACTTGCCATCGCACGGATGTTCCTAAAGAATCCACCGATTCTGATTCTGGACGAAGCAACGTCTGCCCTTGATACGGAAACGGAAGCACTCATCCAAGAGTCGCTGGCCGAACTGTCTGAGAACCGGACGACCCTCGTCATTGCGCACCGTTTAGCGACGATCCGGAATGCGGATAAGATTTTCGTCGTCACGAAAGACGGGATCGTCGAAGAGGGCTCGCATGACGAGTTGATGGATCAAGGTGGTTATTTCTCCCGTTTGTTAGAGAGACAACGAGTTTGA
- a CDS encoding cation diffusion facilitator family transporter encodes MGEFFTLLRRGNRSALTAGIVNSIIAIIKAIAYVLTGNVAMFAEMMHTLGDAANQFFVFIGSALSKKAPTKRFPNGFGRLVNLVLLGAILFVGIMAYETIHEGIAHIIEPTESTGFWITLSVLFAGVVLESGVFFKAMQEIAHDAKLDSKGPRLILDSFRSLKQAKPATRLVFLEDLVATAGGIVAMIAVIISHVTPFHQAEGIASILIGLMMFYVVGNVFLQNAAGALGEADETMAARLGGLIMKDPDVKDISKLEVIKEGDHFHVEVEIEVDPTLTIAQADDIKDRLELQIRLQQGIIDVTIGFDEDDKIQQYVVVSDES; translated from the coding sequence ATGGGAGAATTTTTCACGTTATTACGCCGGGGTAACCGGTCTGCGTTGACGGCAGGCATCGTCAACTCTATCATCGCCATCATCAAGGCAATTGCCTACGTCCTGACGGGAAATGTCGCGATGTTCGCCGAAATGATGCATACGCTCGGGGATGCTGCCAATCAATTTTTCGTCTTCATCGGTTCTGCCCTCAGTAAAAAAGCACCAACGAAACGGTTCCCGAATGGCTTTGGTCGTCTCGTCAATCTCGTCTTGTTAGGCGCAATCCTCTTTGTCGGCATCATGGCCTACGAAACGATTCATGAAGGGATTGCCCATATCATCGAACCGACAGAATCGACAGGCTTCTGGATCACGTTATCCGTTTTATTCGCAGGGGTCGTCTTAGAAAGTGGTGTGTTCTTTAAAGCAATGCAGGAAATCGCGCATGATGCGAAATTGGACTCAAAAGGACCACGCCTCATCCTCGACAGCTTCCGGTCACTGAAGCAAGCAAAACCAGCGACACGCCTTGTGTTCCTTGAAGACTTAGTCGCAACGGCTGGCGGAATCGTCGCGATGATCGCCGTCATCATCTCACATGTGACACCGTTTCATCAGGCAGAAGGAATTGCTTCGATCCTGATCGGGCTGATGATGTTTTACGTCGTCGGAAACGTCTTCCTGCAAAACGCAGCTGGTGCACTTGGTGAAGCCGATGAGACGATGGCAGCACGTCTCGGCGGACTGATTATGAAAGACCCAGACGTCAAAGACATTAGTAAACTGGAAGTTATTAAAGAAGGCGATCATTTCCACGTCGAAGTTGAAATCGAAGTTGATCCGACGTTGACGATCGCTCAAGCAGACGACATCAAGGACCGCCTTGAACTTCAGATCCGTTTGCAACAAGGCATCATCGATGTGACGATCGGCTTTGACGAAGACGATAAGATTCAACAGTACGTCGTCGTTTCTGACGAGTCATGA
- a CDS encoding pyridoxamine 5'-phosphate oxidase family protein, which produces MSTHTTNQEAVETVKKLIDKIETAMLTTIAAEGLVSRPMQTQDIEFDGDLWFLTSKETDKYQELLKNPSVNVAYVDKSYVSIRGTAELVEDIERKKELWSPRYEAYLGTTYEDPKVVLIKVNTEAAEYWETGNTTKSVKQVLKKVVGKDDENEINKTVDLS; this is translated from the coding sequence ATGTCAACGCATACTACGAATCAAGAAGCAGTCGAAACGGTCAAGAAACTGATCGATAAAATCGAGACAGCGATGCTGACGACGATTGCAGCAGAAGGACTCGTATCGCGTCCGATGCAAACGCAGGATATTGAATTTGATGGTGACCTCTGGTTCCTCACTTCAAAAGAAACGGACAAGTATCAAGAATTACTTAAGAATCCGAGTGTTAACGTCGCGTACGTCGACAAATCATACGTCTCGATTCGTGGGACAGCAGAACTCGTCGAAGACATCGAACGAAAAAAAGAGCTCTGGAGCCCACGTTACGAAGCATATCTTGGAACGACATACGAAGATCCGAAAGTCGTCTTGATCAAGGTCAACACGGAAGCTGCTGAGTACTGGGAAACAGGAAACACGACAAAGTCCGTCAAACAAGTCTTGAAGAAAGTCGTCGGCAAAGACGATGAGAACGAAATCAATAAAACAGTCGACTTATCTTGA
- a CDS encoding C40 family peptidase, which translates to MKKTVLALTTLALVGTTVPVSAASTTLTLTDNVNIRTAASTSAKVITTLKKGTKLTAVKKVNSWYEIRYQSKPAFITSAYVKATTEKAPTTTTYITNTDAVNVRQKATTSSKSLGKLAKNTVLTVQKQSGDWYQITYKKQTAYVHATLVSKKTSNVMTDSKPPVTTPVKQVVKAVDRSKVYTVNAKEGLNARTAAATNAKIYKTLPHQTILDVTGAVDSWYQVKLDGKEAYVASTYVKASTKASPPTTPTTPGVSLTPVDASKTYRVNAPTGLNVRTLPSTSSKVFTQVGHGSTVNVTGETTGKDSGWYQIKIGTGLYYVAKSYITTGSVTTTPPVTPTTPPVTNVPGSTLMERAISIGQQYLGTPYRWGSSNPVNGGFDCSGFINYTLNAAGYSVGRTNVNGYWNDDRYLGAKLSKLRQPTRGDIIFFENTYAAGPTHIGIMLNNDQFIHANEPALGISRLSERYWTQKLLGFKSL; encoded by the coding sequence GTGAAAAAGACTGTTCTCGCCCTCACGACGCTCGCTTTGGTCGGTACCACGGTTCCGGTTTCAGCCGCGTCAACGACACTGACTTTGACGGATAACGTCAACATTCGCACGGCTGCCTCGACTTCCGCGAAGGTCATCACGACGCTAAAAAAAGGTACGAAGCTGACAGCTGTCAAGAAAGTCAACAGCTGGTATGAAATCCGCTATCAGTCGAAACCAGCTTTCATTACTTCAGCATATGTCAAAGCAACGACGGAAAAGGCTCCGACAACTACGACCTACATAACGAACACCGATGCCGTCAACGTCCGGCAAAAAGCAACGACGAGTTCAAAATCACTCGGAAAACTGGCAAAGAATACTGTCTTGACTGTTCAGAAACAATCAGGTGATTGGTACCAAATCACATATAAGAAACAAACGGCCTATGTCCATGCGACGTTAGTCAGTAAAAAGACATCAAACGTCATGACGGATTCCAAACCACCAGTGACGACTCCCGTCAAACAAGTCGTTAAAGCGGTCGATCGATCGAAAGTCTACACGGTTAATGCGAAGGAAGGCTTGAATGCTCGGACTGCTGCAGCGACGAATGCAAAAATCTACAAGACATTACCGCATCAAACGATTCTTGATGTCACAGGTGCCGTTGATTCATGGTACCAAGTCAAGCTCGACGGAAAAGAAGCATATGTCGCTTCGACCTATGTCAAAGCTTCAACAAAAGCATCACCACCAACAACGCCGACGACGCCTGGAGTCTCTTTGACGCCGGTTGATGCTTCGAAGACGTATCGCGTCAACGCACCAACTGGATTGAATGTCCGTACGTTACCTTCGACGTCGTCTAAAGTCTTCACACAAGTCGGACACGGTTCGACAGTCAATGTCACGGGTGAAACGACAGGAAAAGATAGCGGCTGGTACCAGATCAAGATTGGAACTGGTCTTTACTATGTCGCGAAGAGTTACATCACGACGGGATCCGTCACGACGACGCCTCCGGTCACTCCAACGACACCCCCGGTAACGAACGTTCCTGGTTCAACATTGATGGAACGTGCGATTTCGATTGGGCAACAATATCTTGGAACGCCATATCGCTGGGGCTCAAGCAATCCAGTCAACGGTGGCTTCGACTGCTCTGGTTTCATCAATTACACGTTGAATGCTGCTGGCTATTCTGTCGGACGGACGAACGTCAACGGTTACTGGAATGATGACCGTTATCTTGGGGCGAAACTTTCGAAACTTCGTCAGCCAACACGCGGCGATATCATCTTCTTCGAAAACACTTATGCCGCTGGTCCAACACATATCGGCATCATGCTGAACAACGACCAGTTCATCCATGCAAATGAACCAGCTCTTGGCATCAGCCGTCTTTCAGAACGTTACTGGACGCAAAAACTATTAGGCTTTAAATCACTTTAA